Proteins from a single region of Funiculus sociatus GB2-C1:
- a CDS encoding transposase, whose amino-acid sequence MSQSYPSDLTDEQWELLSGLIPRAKVGRRPRSVDMQAVVNGILYILCAGCAWRMLPHDATRMENGLSLFSAMAY is encoded by the coding sequence ATGTCTCAATCCTATCCCAGTGACTTAACCGACGAGCAGTGGGAACTGCTCTCAGGGCTGATTCCTAGAGCCAAAGTAGGTAGGCGTCCCCGAAGTGTTGATATGCAAGCTGTGGTGAACGGTATCCTCTATATCTTGTGTGCTGGTTGCGCGTGGCGGATGCTACCCCACGACGCAACCCGCATGGAAAACGGTTTATCACTATTTTCGGCAATGGCGTATT